One Maribacter cobaltidurans genomic window carries:
- the arsM gene encoding arsenosugar biosynthesis arsenite methyltransferase ArsM: protein MSYLEATHELYKEAALKPDVGLCCTTNPIWELPGLKIPKIMQEMNYGCGSTVNARDLGNNPKILYVGVGGGMELLQFSYFNRQNGGVVGIDVVDEMLKASRKNFKEAEKLNDWFKSEFVDLKKGDALNLPVEDSTIDVAAQNCLFNIFKEDDLKQAIEEMYRVLKPHGKLVMSDPTCEQEMTDTLRNNDRLRALCLSGSLPIREYVKALTDVGFGTIEIRARKPYRILDPKNYPTEELIYIESIEVAAIKDPMPEDGPCVFTGKSAIYYGDEDYFDDKKGHVLLKNQPLSVCDKTAGALQSLQREDIFISESTYHYDGGGCC from the coding sequence ATGAGTTATTTAGAAGCAACACATGAACTATATAAGGAAGCAGCTTTAAAACCAGATGTAGGGCTTTGCTGTACCACTAATCCAATTTGGGAATTACCTGGTTTAAAAATCCCCAAAATCATGCAGGAAATGAACTATGGTTGTGGAAGTACTGTTAACGCAAGGGACCTAGGCAACAACCCTAAAATACTCTATGTGGGTGTTGGCGGAGGTATGGAACTTTTACAGTTCTCTTATTTTAATCGCCAAAACGGCGGAGTTGTAGGTATAGATGTGGTGGATGAAATGCTAAAGGCGAGCCGAAAAAATTTTAAAGAGGCCGAGAAACTGAACGATTGGTTCAAATCTGAATTCGTGGACCTCAAAAAAGGAGATGCCCTAAATCTTCCAGTGGAAGATAGCACTATAGATGTAGCCGCGCAGAACTGTCTTTTCAATATTTTCAAGGAAGATGACCTTAAACAAGCTATCGAGGAAATGTACCGAGTTCTAAAACCACATGGGAAACTCGTAATGAGTGATCCTACCTGTGAACAAGAAATGACGGACACATTAAGAAATAATGACCGGTTAAGGGCTTTATGCCTTAGTGGGAGCCTTCCCATAAGAGAATATGTGAAAGCGCTGACCGATGTTGGTTTTGGAACCATAGAAATCAGGGCCAGAAAACCATACCGCATTCTGGATCCTAAAAATTATCCAACTGAAGAACTAATCTATATTGAATCCATTGAAGTCGCGGCAATAAAGGATCCCATGCCAGAGGACGGACCGTGTGTGTTTACAGGAAAGTCTGCTATATATTATGGTGATGAAGATTATTTCGATGACAAAAAAGGGCACGTGCTGCTCAAAAACCAGCCTCTTTCCGTTTGTGATAAAACTGCAGGGGCTTTACAATCCCTACAGAGGGAAGATATCTTTATTAGCGAATCTACATACCATTATGATGGGGGCGGATGTTGCTAA
- a CDS encoding DUF6427 family protein — MISSIFGKTKPVNFVILLSFIFFLYSIANVFILGRGLEDLNIFEEIVVLAVLLFSVFIMDFIVKRNKLSKNNSYVILFFTLFLMAFPDTLGDSKSILCSFFVLLAVRRILSIKSLKNIKLKIFDASLWILVASLFYDWGILFMALVVFAILIYEPKNLRNWLVILSSSICFILILIGFLSVFNAVDWIWKHYTFQADFETLLTVQLTSSLKIVIFLILNAFLIVWAFVKLGKSGVGRIIMIRLVVLIFALGLLLNLLVVSKDSNSLIIIFFPSAILATNYVQSIKKEKFREILLIACILVPISIFFGRLLIS, encoded by the coding sequence ATGATTTCAAGCATTTTTGGCAAAACAAAACCGGTAAATTTTGTCATACTCTTAAGTTTTATCTTTTTTCTTTATTCCATAGCCAACGTTTTTATTTTGGGCCGAGGTTTGGAGGACTTAAATATTTTCGAGGAAATCGTTGTATTGGCGGTACTATTGTTCAGCGTTTTTATAATGGATTTTATAGTTAAACGTAATAAACTCTCTAAAAATAATTCCTACGTCATTCTCTTTTTCACTTTATTTTTAATGGCCTTTCCGGATACATTAGGTGATTCCAAATCCATATTATGTTCATTTTTTGTACTCCTCGCCGTTAGACGTATCCTCAGCATTAAATCACTTAAAAATATCAAGTTAAAGATTTTTGATGCAAGTTTATGGATACTGGTAGCCAGCCTTTTTTATGATTGGGGCATTTTATTTATGGCCCTTGTAGTTTTTGCGATTTTAATTTATGAACCAAAAAATTTGAGAAACTGGCTTGTTATACTATCCTCCTCAATATGTTTTATACTTATACTCATAGGGTTTCTATCTGTTTTTAACGCAGTGGATTGGATTTGGAAGCATTACACGTTTCAGGCAGATTTTGAAACGTTGCTCACGGTACAACTGACCTCAAGTTTAAAAATTGTGATTTTTTTAATTTTGAACGCTTTCCTAATTGTTTGGGCTTTCGTTAAACTTGGAAAATCCGGTGTGGGCAGAATAATTATGATCCGTTTGGTGGTTTTAATATTTGCATTGGGGCTGTTGTTAAACCTATTGGTGGTTTCCAAGGATAGTAATTCTTTGATTATTATCTTTTTCCCTTCGGCAATTCTCGCAACAAATTATGTGCAATCCATTAAAAAGGAGAAATTTCGGGAGATACTTTTAATAGCATGTATTTTGGTTCCGATATCAATTTTTTTCGGAAGACTCTTGATTTCCTGA
- a CDS encoding DUF4254 domain-containing protein produces the protein MFSDFAFKVFGESIEKYHQKDDVYQEFKNPYPKDDIAHLLYRKNWIDTVQWHYEDIIRDPNIEPEAALDLKRKIDASNQDRTDLVEYIDGYFLNKYQSVEIKKNATINTESPAWAIDRLSILALKIYHMQEEVNREDASQEHLKKCQDKLDILLEQRRDLSTAIDQLLKDIEEGNKYMKVYKQMKMYNDEELNPILRGQK, from the coding sequence ATGTTCAGTGATTTCGCGTTTAAGGTTTTTGGGGAAAGTATTGAGAAATATCATCAAAAGGATGATGTATATCAAGAGTTTAAAAATCCTTATCCCAAGGACGATATTGCACATTTGTTGTATAGGAAGAATTGGATAGATACTGTTCAATGGCATTATGAAGATATTATAAGGGATCCAAATATCGAGCCAGAAGCAGCGTTGGATTTAAAGCGTAAAATCGACGCGAGTAATCAGGATCGAACTGATTTGGTAGAGTATATTGATGGTTATTTTTTGAATAAATACCAATCGGTAGAAATTAAGAAGAATGCCACTATCAACACGGAAAGCCCTGCCTGGGCGATTGACCGACTTTCTATTCTCGCCTTGAAAATTTACCACATGCAGGAGGAGGTGAACCGGGAGGATGCATCCCAAGAACATCTAAAAAAGTGTCAGGACAAATTGGACATTCTTTTGGAGCAGCGCAGAGATCTTTCCACGGCCATTGACCAATTGTTGAAAGATATAGAGGAAGGCAACAAATACATGAAAGTGTACAAGCAAATGAAGATGTACAACGATGAGGAACTAAATCCCATCTTACGTGGCCAAAAATAA
- a CDS encoding TetR/AcrR family transcriptional regulator translates to MDKNLKRMATMHRMQTTGLELFYSNGYYNTSVDDILKKLSLSKGAFYYHFESKEDFFIQIIQNLLARKIYSVLIEPIEGHDDPLKQIQDCFDDALETAVHNEMDFGCVLNNFLTEFRGKDEKIMKHLCDIFSIWEVNLVSTLQKGKFNGYVDRHVDCEAAATFLISSYFGVRTLMVGAAPSARKYRFMSQLRMYLKSLEPKTVAV, encoded by the coding sequence ATGGATAAAAACTTAAAACGCATGGCTACCATGCACCGTATGCAGACCACTGGCTTGGAACTATTCTATAGTAATGGTTATTATAACACCAGTGTTGATGATATCTTAAAAAAACTCTCGCTTTCCAAAGGTGCCTTTTATTATCATTTTGAATCCAAGGAGGATTTCTTCATTCAAATCATTCAAAATTTATTGGCCAGAAAAATATATAGCGTATTAATTGAGCCTATAGAAGGCCATGACGATCCTCTTAAACAAATTCAGGATTGCTTTGATGATGCATTAGAAACTGCTGTTCACAATGAAATGGATTTTGGTTGTGTCCTCAATAATTTCCTGACTGAATTCCGTGGAAAGGACGAAAAAATCATGAAACATCTATGTGATATATTTTCCATTTGGGAAGTTAACCTAGTTTCAACCTTGCAAAAAGGAAAGTTCAATGGCTATGTGGATCGCCATGTAGATTGTGAAGCCGCAGCCACTTTTTTAATAAGCTCTTATTTTGGTGTTCGAACATTGATGGTGGGTGCTGCCCCTAGCGCCAGGAAATACAGATTTATGAGTCAATTGAGAATGTACCTTAAATCGTTGGAGCCAAAAACGGTAGCTGTATAG
- a CDS encoding glycosyltransferase family 9 protein: MAKNKIKHVLVIRLSAMGDVAMTVPVLLALTQEHPNLKITFLTKPFFAPIVSEIPNVKVLTADVRGEHKGIFGLWKLFRQMRTLEIDAVADLHNVLRSNILKLFFRLYAIPVEQMDKGRKEKRELTSGKLKALRPLTPMYLRYKMVFEHLGLSFDVNKHHVLGKQKITTEVSKELFPISKKIIGIAPFAAFQGKVYPQHQMEKLLVELNNLDNSRIILFGGGKKETEILEQWENTFSNCISAAGKLTFQEELRVISNLRLMISMDSGNGHLAAMYGVPVITLWGITHPFAGFTPFGQSDSNQILSDRERFPLIPTSVYGNKFPPGYDKAMETISPQTIYDKIKELL; this comes from the coding sequence GTGGCCAAAAATAAAATAAAGCATGTATTGGTTATCAGGCTATCGGCCATGGGAGATGTGGCCATGACGGTTCCTGTGCTACTTGCATTGACCCAAGAGCATCCAAATCTAAAGATCACTTTTCTTACCAAACCTTTTTTTGCCCCTATTGTATCCGAAATTCCAAATGTAAAGGTGCTCACGGCAGACGTTAGGGGTGAACATAAAGGTATTTTTGGTCTTTGGAAGCTATTTAGGCAAATGAGGACCTTGGAAATTGATGCCGTGGCCGATCTTCACAATGTGCTACGCAGTAATATTCTAAAACTCTTTTTTAGGCTATATGCTATACCGGTTGAACAGATGGATAAGGGTAGAAAAGAAAAAAGGGAACTTACTTCGGGAAAACTGAAGGCACTAAGGCCGTTAACACCTATGTATTTGCGATATAAAATGGTTTTTGAGCATCTTGGCCTTAGCTTTGACGTAAACAAGCATCACGTTCTAGGAAAACAAAAAATAACTACGGAAGTTTCTAAGGAACTATTTCCTATCAGCAAAAAAATTATTGGCATTGCTCCGTTTGCGGCATTTCAGGGGAAAGTATATCCACAGCATCAAATGGAAAAATTATTGGTCGAATTGAATAATTTGGATAATTCACGGATTATTCTCTTTGGTGGAGGTAAAAAAGAAACTGAAATTCTGGAACAGTGGGAGAATACATTCAGCAACTGTATATCGGCAGCAGGGAAACTTACTTTTCAGGAGGAGCTAAGGGTAATTAGCAACTTGCGTTTAATGATTTCCATGGATAGTGGAAATGGTCATTTGGCCGCCATGTATGGCGTTCCCGTAATTACCTTGTGGGGCATTACCCATCCCTTTGCGGGATTCACACCTTTTGGGCAAAGCGATTCAAATCAAATTTTATCCGATAGGGAGAGGTTCCCCCTAATTCCAACATCGGTTTACGGAAATAAGTTTCCGCCGGGTTATGATAAAGCTATGGAAACCATTTCGCCACAAACGATTTACGATAAAATAAAGGAATTACTCTAA
- the arsS gene encoding arsenosugar biosynthesis radical SAM (seleno)protein ArsS (Some members of this family are selenoproteins.), with product MATKSLKAQGDELAVSNKQLEILNGGIFADGELPYFKDKINQIGQFPLRPKKLEVLQINVGYMCNQVCEHCHVDAGPDRKEIMTRETMKQCLEVIKNTGAHTLDLTGGAPEMNPHFRWFVEEAAKAGIKDFIVRSNLTIIRANKKYYDLPDFFKKHNVHVISSMPHWTRGKTDKQRGDGVFDKSIKALQELNERGYGMPDSELRLDLVYNPSGAYLPGDQTAMEKDFKKALKEDFGIQFHNLFAITNLPIARFLDYLIASENYEDYMYALVEAYNPAAVANVMCTNTISVSWDGWLYDCDFNQMLDLKVASKVKHIKDYNEDILNDRNIIISQHCYGCTAGAGSSCQGTVA from the coding sequence ATGGCAACAAAGTCGTTGAAGGCGCAAGGAGATGAATTAGCAGTATCTAATAAGCAATTGGAAATTTTGAACGGAGGTATTTTTGCCGATGGGGAACTTCCCTATTTCAAGGATAAGATCAACCAAATTGGTCAATTCCCATTGCGACCAAAAAAATTAGAGGTGCTACAAATCAATGTGGGGTATATGTGTAATCAGGTCTGTGAACATTGCCATGTGGATGCTGGGCCCGATCGTAAGGAAATCATGACCCGGGAAACCATGAAACAATGCTTGGAGGTCATTAAAAATACAGGTGCCCATACGTTGGACCTTACGGGAGGTGCACCCGAAATGAATCCTCATTTTAGATGGTTTGTGGAAGAAGCCGCCAAAGCAGGAATCAAGGATTTTATCGTACGTTCCAATTTGACGATTATTAGGGCCAATAAAAAATATTATGACCTGCCCGATTTCTTTAAAAAACATAATGTACATGTGATTTCTTCCATGCCACATTGGACTCGCGGAAAAACGGATAAACAACGAGGTGATGGTGTTTTTGACAAATCAATAAAGGCCCTTCAGGAATTGAACGAACGAGGTTATGGAATGCCGGACAGCGAATTGCGCTTAGACTTGGTTTACAACCCATCTGGGGCTTACCTGCCAGGAGACCAGACCGCCATGGAAAAGGACTTTAAAAAAGCACTGAAAGAGGACTTTGGTATTCAGTTCCATAATTTATTCGCCATCACCAATCTTCCCATTGCCCGATTTTTGGATTATTTGATCGCTTCCGAAAACTACGAGGACTATATGTATGCCCTTGTGGAAGCTTATAATCCCGCTGCGGTGGCCAATGTTATGTGTACCAATACGATTTCCGTGAGTTGGGACGGATGGTTATATGATTGCGATTTCAATCAAATGCTGGATTTGAAGGTTGCCAGTAAAGTAAAACATATTAAAGACTACAATGAGGATATCCTAAACGATAGAAACATTATTATTTCCCAACACTGCTATGGCTGCACTGCAGGTGCCGGCAGTAGTTGTCAGGGTACTGTGGCATAA
- a CDS encoding arsenosugar biosynthesis-associated peroxidase-like protein, whose amino-acid sequence MADSYYDPKDLRKFGKITEWSEELGTKFFDYYGKVFEEGALSAREKSLIALAVSHVVKCPYCIDAYTKDGLQKGITKEEMMEAVHVGAAIESGATLVHGVQMMNKYNKLSM is encoded by the coding sequence ATGGCAGACTCTTATTATGACCCAAAAGATTTAAGAAAGTTTGGTAAAATAACCGAATGGAGCGAAGAACTGGGAACCAAGTTCTTTGATTACTATGGAAAGGTATTTGAAGAAGGGGCCTTGAGCGCCAGGGAAAAATCCCTGATTGCCCTTGCCGTTTCCCATGTCGTAAAATGTCCTTATTGTATAGATGCCTATACCAAGGATGGCCTTCAAAAAGGAATTACCAAAGAAGAGATGATGGAAGCCGTACACGTTGGAGCAGCTATAGAAAGTGGTGCGACCCTAGTGCATGGAGTTCAAATGATGAACAAATACAACAAACTTTCTATGTAG
- a CDS encoding DUF6341 family protein — translation MKSFFYGIEDLFVNVLFAPLDALRFTESWALSNILNWIFMLIGFVAFVYWMLELKKFNDKGEEDKSISSHSYL, via the coding sequence ATGAAGTCATTTTTTTATGGTATCGAGGATTTGTTCGTCAATGTACTTTTTGCGCCATTGGATGCACTAAGATTTACGGAAAGTTGGGCATTATCCAATATCTTGAACTGGATTTTTATGTTGATCGGTTTTGTTGCATTCGTTTATTGGATGCTTGAGCTGAAGAAGTTCAACGACAAGGGCGAAGAAGATAAGTCCATTTCTTCCCACTCCTATTTATAG